A section of the Salminus brasiliensis chromosome 10, fSalBra1.hap2, whole genome shotgun sequence genome encodes:
- the enpp4 gene encoding bis(5'-adenosyl)-triphosphatase enpp4 translates to MHLKALLCVLAACYESSVSLNSGNGTQKDLPPLLLISFDGFRADYLKTYSFPNLQKFFSDGVLIDHLTNVFITKTFPNHYSLATGLYAESHGILASQMFDPLTKKNFSVQHDDDPFWWNEATPIWVSVQKWGYKSAAAMWPGTDLMIQNHTSTHFMKYDSKVSFRERLGNITKWMTEDDSVKFAALYWEEPDHTGHMYGPENTTEMVKALKEVDDNVGFVMEQLNQTGLWGRINVIITSDHGMAQCSKDRLIQLDHCVSRNSYVVVDLTPVAAILPLIEATDLYNNLSNCHTHMKAYLKDAIPDRLHYRNNERIQPIILVADEGWTIVQQGNLPRLGDHGYDNSLRSMHPFLAAHGPAFRKGYRMDSINSVDLYPLMCHILGIPEMPNNGSFSHIRCMLISQTCTDLAVVVGIVIGVFIVLTTLTFLFRLMKNREPSSSRPFARLELQEDDDDDDPLLE, encoded by the exons ATGCATCTCAAGGCTcttctgtgtgttttagcaGCCTGTTATGAATCGTCCGTCTCTCTAAATTCAGGAAATGGAACACAGAAAGACTTGCCACCACTTCTGCTAATATCGTTTGATGGTTTCAGGGCAGACTATCTGAAGACCTACTCTTTCCCTAACCTGCAGAAGTTCTTCTCGGATGGGGTTCTTATCGACCATCTCACCAATGTCTTCATAACTAAAACTTTTCCTAACCATTACAGTCTTGCTACAGGTCTGTATGCCGAAAGCCATGGCATTTTGGCCAGTCAAATGTTTGATCCATTGACAAAAAAGAATTTCTCTGTTCAACATGATGATGATCCTTTCTGGTGGAACGAAGCAACACCCATTTGGGTGTCTGTGCAGAAATGGGGCTATAAATCCGCTGCTGCTATGTGGCCAGGAACAGACCTCATGATTCAAAATCATACCTCAACACACTTCATGAAATATGATTCAAAGGTGAGCTTCAGGGAGAGACTGGGAAACATAACAAAGTGGATGACCGAAGACGACTCCGTCAAGTTTGCTGCTCTCTACTGGGAGGAGCCTGACCATACCGGACATATGTATGGGCcagaaaacacaacagaaatggtcAAGGCACTGAAAGAGGTGGACGATAATGTAGGCTTTGTGATGGAGCAGCTCAACCAGACAGGGCTCTGGGGAAGGATTAATGTGATTATTACAAGTGACCATGGCATGGCTCAGTGCTCCAAAGACCGACTTATTCAGCTGGACCATTGTGTCAGTCGCAACAGCTATGTTGTGGTGGACCTCACTCCAGTGGCTGCCATTTTGCCTCTAATTG aGGCCACAGATCTATACAACAACCTTAGTAACTGCCATACTCACATGAAGGCTTACCTGAAGGATGCAATACCTGATAGACTGCACTACAGAAACAACGAGAGGATTCAACCAATCATTTTGGTGGCTGATGAAGGTTGGACAATTGTTCAGCAAGGCAACCTCCCACGTT TGGGAGATCATGGTTACGATAACTCCCTCCGCAGTATGCACCCCTTCTTGGCAGCCCATGGCCCTGCCTTTCGTAAAGGCTACCGCATGGACAGCATCAACAGTGTGGACCTGTATCCACTCATGTGTCACATCTTAGGCATCCCAGAGATGCCCAATAATGGCAGCTTCTCACACATACGCTGTATGCTGATCAGTCAGACATGCACGGACCTGGCTGTTGTGGTGGGCATAGTGATTGGAGTCTTCATAGTTCTCACCACACTCACATTCCTCTTCAGACTGATGAAGAACAGAGAGCCGTCATCATCACGGCCATTTGCTCGCTTAGAGCTgcaggaggatgatgatgacgatgaccCTTTGCTTGAGTGA
- the fam167aa gene encoding protein FAM167A codes for MMTMPTPHTTVVASNDSDKDSCVAVTQDDYLFRLKALAEKLQLEPRRPSHLEVRAQLESHRAKCLEASVAAREGQLQAWSSLKWSKSSLSSPKHQGQRHPSESLKGFGSIGEALEWLRKELREMRAQDQQLACQLMRLHTDLNKLKIEQTCSQHRKMLNDATFELEERDEMLELLCDGPVASGFSLSAPLKLLGITKMNINSRRFSLC; via the exons ATGATGACAATGCCAACCCCCCACACAACAGTGGTGGCCTCAAATGATTCGGATAAGGACAGTTGTGTTGCAGTGACCCAGGATGACTACCTCTTCAGATTGAAGGCCTTGGCTGAGAAACTTCAACTGGAGCCAAGAAGGCCCTCACACTTGGAAGTCAGGGCTCAGTTAGAAAGCCACAGAGCCAAATGCCTGGAAGCCTCAGTGGCTGCTAGAGAAGGGCAGCTACAAGCCTGGAGTTCTCTAAAGTGGTCAAAGTCATCACTGAGTAGTCCAAAGCACCAAGGACAAAGACACCCTTCTGAGAGCCTAAAGGGGTTTGGAAGTATTGGTGAGGCACTGGAATGGCTCCGGAAAGAGCTG AGAGAGATGCGTGCGCAGGACCAGCAGCTAGCTTGCCAGTTAATGCGTCTGCACACTGACCTCAACAAGCTAAAAATTGAGCAGACTTGTAGTCAGCATCGAAAGATGCTGAATGACGCCACATTTGAGCTAGAGGAGCGGGATGaaatgctggagctgctgtgcgATGGCCCGGTTGCTTCTGGATTCAGCCTTTCAGCACCACTCAAACTCCTCGGCATCACAAAAATGAACATCAACTCCCGCCGCTTCTCCCTCTGTTAG
- the clic5a gene encoding chloride intracellular channel protein 5a, with translation MTDLASTNEEDKDPDIELFVKAGSDGESIGNCPFSQRLFMILWLKGVVFNVTTVDLKRKPADLHNLAPGTHPPFLTFNGEVRTDVNKIEEFLEEMLAPPKYPKLAAKNRESNTAGNDIFAKFSAYVKNTKPEANAGLEKGLLKALRKLDNFLNTPLPEEIDADSMEEEKCSTRKYLDSNELTLADCNLLPKLHVVKVVSKKYRNFDIPSDYTGVWRYLQNAYARDEFINTCAADKEIELAYQDVAKRLSK, from the exons ATGACTGACTTGGCCTCAACAAATGAGGAGGATAAGGATCCAGACATTGAGTTGTTTGTAAAG GCAGGCAGTGATGGGGAGAGCATTGGGAACTGTCCGTTCTCTCAAAGGCTCTTCATGATATTGTGGCTAAAGGGGGTGGTGTTCAATGTCACCACTGTAGATCTGAAAAG GAAGCCAGCTGATCTTCATAATCTGGCCCCTGGAACGCACCCGCCTTTCCTTACCTTCAATGGAGAAGTACGGACCGATGTCAACAAGATCGAGGAGTTCCTAGAAGAGATGCTAGCACCTCCAAA GTATCCCAAACTAGCGGCAAAAAACAGGGAGTCAAACACGGCAGGAAATGACATCTTTGCTAAGTTCTCTGCGTATGTTAAGAACACAAAGCCAGAGGCTAATGCTG GCCTTGAGAAGGGGCTGTTGAAGGCCCTTAGGAAATTAGACAACTTTCTCAACACCCCTCTACCTGAAGAGATTGATGCCGACAGCATGGAGGAAGAAAAGTGCTCCACTCGCAAATACCTGGATAGCAATGAATTAACACTGGCAGACTGCAACCTCCTCCCTAAACTACATGTTGTCAAG gttGTTTCAAAGAAGTACCGTAACTTTGACATACCTTCAGACTACACAGGAGTGTGGCGCTATCTACAAAATGCTTATGCGCGAGATGAGTTCATCAACACATGTGCAGCAGACAAGGAGATAGAGCTGGCCTACCAGGACGTCGCCAAAAGGCTGTCCAAGTGA